A window from Cryobacterium sp. SO1 encodes these proteins:
- a CDS encoding M48 family metallopeptidase: MNTASAHLTVAGIGVDVVFKDIKNLHISVYPPLGRIRVAAPHRLGEDAIRLAIVQRLQWIKRQREQLRGADRQTERQMLSGETHYVWGQRLRLDSSRHGRSKVSVAGTTLWVTTPADYSDDQRRTLLDRWYREQLKAAVPPLLEKWQPVVGEEVQNFVVRRMKTKWGTCQAKSRAIWLNPELAKKNPRCLEYIVVHELTHLVEPTHNERFVEHMSRYMPDWQARRDELNDAPLASEEWDAK; this comes from the coding sequence ATGAATACAGCTAGCGCCCACCTCACCGTCGCGGGAATTGGGGTAGACGTTGTCTTCAAAGACATCAAGAATCTGCACATTTCCGTGTATCCCCCGCTCGGACGCATACGCGTCGCTGCTCCGCATCGTCTCGGCGAGGACGCGATCCGTCTCGCCATTGTGCAGCGCCTGCAGTGGATCAAGAGGCAGCGCGAGCAACTTCGAGGTGCTGACCGTCAGACAGAGCGTCAGATGCTCTCCGGCGAGACCCATTACGTCTGGGGCCAGCGTCTTCGCCTCGACTCATCCCGTCACGGGCGGTCGAAGGTTAGCGTTGCTGGCACGACGCTGTGGGTGACTACCCCCGCTGACTATAGCGACGACCAACGCAGGACGTTGCTCGACCGTTGGTACCGCGAGCAGCTCAAGGCTGCGGTCCCACCGCTATTAGAGAAATGGCAACCTGTTGTCGGCGAGGAAGTACAGAACTTCGTTGTGCGCCGAATGAAGACTAAGTGGGGTACCTGCCAAGCCAAGTCGCGCGCAATCTGGCTCAACCCCGAGCTCGCGAAGAAAAACCCGCGCTGCCTCGAGTACATCGTGGTTCACGAATTAACCCACCTCGTCGAGCCCACACACAATGAACGCTTCGTCGAACACATGAGCCGGTACATGCCC